A stretch of Atribacterota bacterium DNA encodes these proteins:
- the ftsZ gene encoding cell division protein FtsZ, which produces MNIIPEKTGSFVDIKVIGVGGGGGNAVNRMIEEGINGVKYISTNTDAQVLALSNAEQKIQIGARITMGLGSGSNPEIGKRAVEEDRDKISKVLEGSDMVFITAGMGGGTGTGGSPVIAQLSKELGALTVAVVTKPFSFEGIKRKKQAEEGIKLLKEYVDTLIVIPNDRLLQIIAQDTPVLEAFKVADEILLHGIRGISEIVVEPGLINVDFADVKMIMENAGTAIMGIGRASGDNRATEAAYNAVNSSLLGTKITDARGILFNISGGKNMTLYEINQSAEIIQEAANPDANIIFGAVINEALGEDIRITVIATGFEEAPPTEEEQSKDNMAEPTKVKEEKVEAETVTTKESVQNDFNYDDLEIPTFLRKNR; this is translated from the coding sequence TTGAATATTATACCAGAAAAAACTGGATCATTTGTTGATATTAAGGTAATTGGTGTGGGTGGTGGAGGTGGTAATGCCGTTAATCGGATGATTGAAGAAGGGATAAACGGAGTAAAGTATATCTCTACCAACACAGATGCCCAGGTACTGGCACTTTCCAATGCTGAACAAAAGATTCAAATAGGTGCCAGGATAACAATGGGCTTAGGTAGCGGCTCCAATCCTGAAATTGGTAAAAGGGCTGTGGAAGAAGACCGAGATAAAATTAGCAAAGTTTTAGAAGGATCAGATATGGTGTTTATTACCGCCGGGATGGGAGGCGGAACCGGTACCGGGGGTAGCCCGGTTATAGCCCAGTTGTCCAAAGAACTGGGAGCTTTAACGGTAGCAGTAGTTACCAAGCCTTTTTCTTTTGAAGGCATTAAAAGGAAGAAACAGGCAGAGGAGGGTATTAAATTACTGAAAGAATATGTTGATACTTTAATTGTAATACCTAATGACCGATTATTACAGATTATTGCTCAGGATACTCCGGTTCTGGAAGCATTTAAGGTTGCTGATGAAATTTTATTGCATGGTATAAGGGGAATATCTGAGATAGTGGTCGAACCAGGATTGATTAATGTTGATTTTGCAGATGTAAAGATGATTATGGAGAATGCTGGCACTGCTATCATGGGAATCGGTCGGGCATCCGGTGATAATCGTGCTACTGAGGCAGCTTATAATGCAGTGAATAGCTCTTTGTTAGGAACTAAAATAACTGATGCCCGGGGGATTTTGTTTAATATTTCTGGTGGTAAAAATATGACCCTCTATGAGATTAATCAGTCTGCTGAAATAATTCAGGAAGCTGCCAATCCCGATGCCAATATTATCTTTGGAGCAGTAATAAATGAAGCTCTGGGTGAAGATATTAGGATAACGGTTATTGCAACCGGTTTTGAAGAAGCGCCTCCTACAGAAGAAGAACAGTCAAAAGATAATATGGCAGAGCCAACTAAAGTTAAAGAAGAAAAGGTTGAAGCAGAAACAGTAACGACTAAAGAATCTGTTCAGAATGACTTTAATTATGATGATTTAGAGATACCCACCTTTTTAAGGAAAAATAGATAA
- the ftsA gene encoding cell division protein FtsA: protein MKGEILLAGLDIGTNKTNTLIAELGEDNNIDIVGVGSVPSVGIKRGVIVDLDQAAEAVRESVRNAERMAGVQIDSAVIAVNGSHISSFNSQGVIAISKEHPEITEDDIEKVIEAAKAGVIAPERELIHVLPREFILDGQKGILDPLAMSGSRLEGKVHIVTGSVTAIQNLLKCMEISEIGVDEIIFGNLACGNAILNKTEKELGVLLIDMGAGSSDISIFINDNIVYSSILPLGGIQITNDLAIGLKISIEEAERLKVKYGNVMENYVSPEEVIEVSRENKAEKEKIAKKCLVDIIEPRVHEIFSLIREELERSNYFNTITQGVVLTGGCALLPGIDDLASKVFESNVRIGRPNYQGELSDLINEPRFSTVMGLLDYSLEQISIGTDRKAKRKKNISFLNKAVNWLRDFF from the coding sequence ATGAAAGGCGAGATATTATTAGCAGGTTTAGATATTGGCACTAATAAAACTAATACACTTATAGCTGAGCTGGGAGAAGATAATAACATTGACATTGTTGGAGTAGGCTCTGTACCCTCCGTAGGGATTAAAAGAGGTGTTATTGTTGATCTGGATCAAGCTGCAGAAGCAGTTCGAGAATCAGTGAGGAATGCAGAACGAATGGCAGGCGTACAAATAGATTCAGCTGTTATAGCTGTAAATGGTAGTCACATTTCTTCTTTTAATAGTCAGGGAGTAATAGCTATTTCTAAAGAGCACCCAGAGATAACAGAGGACGATATTGAAAAAGTAATTGAAGCTGCCAAAGCAGGAGTAATTGCTCCCGAGAGAGAGTTAATTCATGTTTTACCACGTGAATTTATATTAGATGGCCAGAAAGGCATTTTAGATCCTTTGGCTATGTCTGGTTCCCGATTGGAAGGAAAGGTCCATATAGTAACTGGTTCAGTTACCGCTATTCAAAATTTGTTAAAATGTATGGAAATTTCAGAAATAGGAGTGGATGAAATAATCTTTGGTAATTTAGCCTGTGGAAATGCTATTTTAAATAAGACAGAAAAAGAATTAGGTGTACTACTCATTGATATGGGAGCCGGTTCCTCAGATATATCAATTTTTATTAATGATAATATTGTCTACTCCTCTATACTGCCTTTGGGTGGGATTCAAATTACTAATGATTTAGCCATTGGTCTCAAAATTTCAATTGAAGAGGCAGAAAGATTGAAGGTAAAATATGGTAATGTGATGGAAAATTATGTTTCACCAGAAGAGGTGATTGAGGTAAGTAGAGAAAATAAAGCAGAAAAAGAAAAAATTGCCAAGAAGTGTCTTGTCGATATCATTGAACCAAGGGTACATGAAATATTCAGTTTAATTCGGGAAGAATTAGAAAGATCAAATTATTTTAATACCATTACTCAGGGAGTGGTATTAACAGGGGGATGTGCTTTGTTGCCTGGTATTGATGATTTAGCAAGCAAAGTATTTGAAAGCAATGTTCGCATAGGTAGGCCTAATTACCAGGGTGAATTAAGTGATTTGATTAATGAACCCAGATTTTCTACTGTTATGGGACTATTAGATTATTCTCTGGAACAGATATCAATTGGTACTGATAGAAAGGCAAAAAGAAAGAAAAACATTTCCTTTTTAAATAAAGCAGTAAATTGGTTACGAGACTTCTTTTAG
- a CDS encoding FtsQ-type POTRA domain-containing protein, with the protein MTVNNQAIDDYESEEGIISESKEENSRKYNLFRVLLYYIIIGFLSWNIFYFLFTSPRFGITKITIHGTNYLARDIILAQGGINILDPVNIFHFDIESTREKLSKNPWIKDVAMKKIYPNQLDISIEERKPAAFLYSDNLYYLVTTEGVILAIFTQLNSDFKQYIITGLNVGSKKPGEVVKNQEYEEAQRVIYALENLFPDQFYKIKIISEEEFVLFHNNNRIKVRIKGGDQLIDEWYLLESALQKVQAEKIPLQEINMKYQERLLIILQDNQESELP; encoded by the coding sequence TTGACAGTTAACAACCAGGCTATAGATGATTACGAGAGTGAAGAAGGGATAATTAGTGAGAGCAAGGAAGAAAATAGTAGAAAATATAATTTATTCAGGGTTTTGTTATATTATATAATTATAGGTTTTTTAAGCTGGAATATTTTCTATTTTCTTTTTACCTCCCCCAGGTTTGGTATAACAAAAATTACTATTCATGGCACTAATTATCTGGCAAGGGATATTATTTTAGCCCAGGGTGGGATAAATATTCTTGATCCTGTTAATATTTTTCATTTTGATATTGAAAGTACCCGTGAAAAATTATCAAAAAATCCCTGGATTAAAGACGTAGCTATGAAAAAAATATATCCCAACCAGTTAGATATTAGCATTGAAGAACGTAAACCGGCAGCCTTTCTTTATAGTGATAACCTTTATTATCTGGTTACTACAGAAGGAGTGATTCTGGCAATTTTTACCCAGTTGAATAGTGATTTTAAGCAATATATAATAACTGGTCTTAATGTTGGCTCTAAAAAACCTGGTGAAGTGGTTAAAAACCAGGAATATGAAGAGGCACAGAGAGTAATATATGCTTTGGAAAATCTTTTTCCAGATCAATTTTATAAAATTAAAATTATTTCAGAAGAGGAGTTTGTTTTATTTCATAACAATAATAGGATAAAAGTTAGAATAAAAGGTGGGGATCAATTGATAGATGAGTGGTATTTGCTGGAATCAGCTCTACAGAAAGTCCAGGCAGAAAAAATACCACTGCAGGAAATTAACATGAAATACCAGGAAAGGTTATTAATTATATTGCAAGATAATCAGGAGAGTGAACTTCCCTGA
- the murB gene encoding UDP-N-acetylmuramate dehydrogenase, with product MYNKDLLWKEIISCDLAKEIRCNEPMKYHTSWKIGGNADFFCIPSHQDCLTKVLLFALNHSLPIYIIGNGSNIWVPDEGIRGLVVKVAHTIDKVEYSGKMIKAGAGILLPALVKDTVRKELSGLEFAAHIPGTLGGAIMNNASFGTESISDIVNEITLLDYNNGHIKTLNKKQFSFCYRGIDLGCKEFVLLGASLILSTQDKEKIFSKIKKIYEQRRTRQPVSFLTAGCIFKNSDNKPAGYLIEKSGAKGLTIGDAQVSTKHANFIINRGSATASDILQLIEKVEDMVERKFGIKLEREIDFLSLTKSC from the coding sequence ATGTACAATAAAGACCTGCTCTGGAAAGAAATAATAAGTTGCGACCTGGCAAAGGAAATTAGATGTAATGAACCTATGAAATATCACACCTCATGGAAAATCGGTGGTAATGCCGATTTTTTTTGTATTCCCTCTCATCAGGACTGTTTAACGAAGGTATTACTCTTTGCCTTAAATCACAGTTTACCGATATACATTATTGGTAACGGTTCTAACATCTGGGTGCCAGATGAAGGCATCAGAGGCTTGGTAGTTAAAGTCGCCCATACTATCGACAAAGTGGAATATTCTGGTAAAATGATAAAAGCAGGTGCTGGCATCCTCCTGCCTGCTCTAGTTAAAGATACAGTGAGAAAAGAGCTTAGTGGACTTGAATTTGCTGCCCACATACCGGGAACTTTAGGTGGCGCCATCATGAATAATGCCAGTTTTGGAACCGAATCCATTTCTGATATTGTAAATGAGATTACTCTATTGGATTATAATAATGGTCATATAAAGACACTTAATAAGAAACAGTTTTCTTTTTGCTATCGTGGCATTGACTTAGGCTGTAAGGAATTCGTATTATTAGGAGCCAGCCTAATCCTTTCCACACAGGATAAGGAAAAAATATTTTCGAAGATAAAGAAAATTTATGAGCAAAGGAGAACAAGGCAGCCAGTAAGCTTTTTAACTGCTGGTTGTATTTTTAAAAATTCCGATAACAAGCCAGCAGGTTATCTTATTGAAAAATCGGGTGCAAAAGGATTAACTATAGGAGATGCTCAGGTTTCTACTAAGCATGCTAATTTTATCATTAATAGGGGTTCGGCTACTGCTAGCGATATATTACAATTAATTGAAAAAGTTGAAGATATGGTAGAAAGAAAATTTGGTATCAAGCTGGAGAGAGAGATTGACTTTCTTAGTCTTACTAAGAGCTGTTGA
- the murC gene encoding UDP-N-acetylmuramate--L-alanine ligase: protein MINTGKRIHFIGIGGAGMSGIASILLELGYQISGSDLQSNVSTKRLINKGALIYKGHNESHVVGANLVVISSAINEKNKEVLAARENNIEIIPRAEMLSRIMNQKYRITVSGTHGKTTTTSMISMLLEGMHMDPTIAIGGEVNDIGGNAKLGRGDYVVVEADESDGSFLLLNPNIVIITNIENDHLDYFTNLERTMDSFRLFVEKIPVEGHIVYGWDCPNTRMVAERIDAQKHFVSYGFHQDAQMRAVNPCFSRNTSISEIYFKQHKLGSLKLNIPGYHNVSNALAAITTGMELGLKFQDIAEILFHFRGVKRRQEIVFQLNDEIMIIDDYGHHPSEIKATLLAIRQGWPEHRIITVFQPHRYSRTKLLLEYFGSAFQDSHLVIVNDIYPANETPIPNISAKLIYQEIKRQQGENVYYLPGKKKTVTFLKDIISPGDIVITMGAGDVWKVGRELAKKIKCLDANKGMDY from the coding sequence ATGATTAATACAGGAAAGCGCATTCATTTTATAGGTATTGGTGGAGCGGGTATGAGTGGAATCGCTTCAATTTTACTGGAGTTAGGTTATCAGATAAGTGGATCTGATTTACAAAGCAATGTTTCCACCAAGAGATTAATAAATAAGGGTGCCCTTATTTATAAGGGACATAATGAAAGTCATGTAGTAGGAGCAAATTTGGTAGTAATATCATCAGCAATTAATGAAAAAAATAAGGAAGTTCTCGCTGCTCGTGAAAATAATATAGAGATCATTCCCAGAGCGGAAATGCTCTCTCGTATTATGAATCAAAAATATCGTATTACTGTTTCAGGTACTCACGGCAAGACTACCACCACCTCCATGATTAGTATGTTATTAGAGGGTATGCATATGGATCCCACTATTGCTATTGGAGGTGAGGTCAATGATATTGGCGGAAATGCTAAATTGGGGAGAGGTGACTATGTGGTAGTGGAGGCTGATGAGAGTGATGGCTCTTTTTTATTACTTAATCCTAATATAGTAATTATAACCAATATTGAAAATGATCACCTGGATTATTTTACCAATCTTGAGAGAACCATGGATAGCTTCAGGCTGTTTGTAGAGAAGATTCCCGTAGAAGGACATATTGTATATGGTTGGGACTGTCCCAATACCAGGATGGTTGCGGAAAGGATAGATGCCCAAAAACATTTTGTTTCCTATGGTTTTCATCAGGATGCTCAGATGAGAGCAGTAAATCCCTGTTTTTCAAGAAATACTTCTATCTCAGAAATATATTTTAAGCAACATAAATTGGGTAGTCTAAAACTGAATATTCCCGGCTATCATAATGTCTCCAACGCGCTTGCTGCCATTACCACTGGCATGGAGCTGGGATTAAAATTTCAGGATATAGCAGAAATACTATTTCATTTTAGGGGTGTGAAAAGAAGACAGGAAATTGTTTTTCAGCTTAATGATGAAATTATGATTATTGATGATTATGGTCATCATCCTTCAGAGATAAAGGCGACCCTTCTGGCAATCAGGCAGGGATGGCCTGAACACAGGATTATTACTGTGTTTCAACCACATCGCTATAGTAGAACGAAATTATTATTAGAGTATTTTGGTTCTGCCTTTCAGGATTCTCATCTTGTTATTGTCAACGATATTTATCCAGCTAATGAAACGCCTATTCCTAATATTTCAGCAAAATTAATCTATCAAGAAATAAAAAGGCAGCAGGGAGAAAATGTTTATTATCTTCCGGGTAAGAAAAAAACGGTTACTTTCTTAAAAGATATAATTTCTCCTGGAGACATTGTTATAACTATGGGTGCTGGTGATGTATGGAAAGTTGGCAGAGAATTAGCTAAGAAAATTAAATGCCTTGATGCAAATAAAGGAATGGATTATTAA
- the murG gene encoding undecaprenyldiphospho-muramoylpentapeptide beta-N-acetylglucosaminyltransferase translates to MKIIITGGGTGGHIYPGISLAREFQSRDKDNQIVFVGAEQKMESDIIPREGFQFFGLRVRGMERKISLSNLSALFLFLRSLVTSFRIIKRFKPDLVIGTGGYVSGSVALVSSLLGIPTFIHEQNLVPGITNQILSLTSQKVFISFPESKKYFWRRSRTVFLGNPIRENIWQGDKKKLIKETNLNIDKKTILVFGGSKGASSINQMILDSLDLIDKSIWQEWQILIISGEEDYDNLIEKVSNSQYKGEVRIISYLHHIEDAYDLADLVVCRAGATSIAELTAKGLAALLIPYPYATANHQLYNAMFLESELAALVIREEELTKERLVDELSKLMQDSEKLDLLAKNSKNLGNRKAAQDIINTIYNYLKSNTSHGKTI, encoded by the coding sequence ATGAAAATTATTATTACCGGTGGAGGAACCGGAGGGCATATATACCCGGGAATAAGCTTAGCAAGAGAATTTCAGAGTAGAGATAAGGATAATCAGATTGTGTTTGTGGGAGCAGAACAGAAAATGGAGTCTGATATCATTCCCCGGGAAGGATTTCAATTTTTCGGTTTAAGGGTTAGGGGAATGGAAAGAAAGATAAGTCTGAGTAATTTATCAGCCCTATTCCTGTTTTTGCGTTCCCTGGTCACGTCCTTCAGAATAATTAAAAGGTTCAAGCCTGATCTGGTAATAGGAACCGGGGGGTATGTGAGCGGATCTGTTGCTCTTGTTTCCTCACTATTGGGAATCCCTACTTTTATTCATGAACAAAACCTTGTTCCTGGTATTACCAATCAAATTTTATCTTTAACCAGTCAAAAGGTATTCATCAGTTTTCCAGAATCAAAAAAGTATTTCTGGAGGAGGAGCAGAACGGTATTTCTGGGTAATCCAATTAGGGAAAATATCTGGCAGGGTGATAAAAAAAAATTGATTAAAGAAACCAATCTGAATATTGACAAAAAAACCATATTGGTATTTGGGGGTAGTAAGGGAGCCAGCAGTATTAATCAAATGATATTGGATAGCCTGGATTTGATTGATAAATCAATCTGGCAGGAATGGCAGATACTAATTATAAGTGGTGAAGAAGATTATGATAACTTAATAGAAAAGGTGTCCAATTCTCAATATAAAGGAGAGGTGCGGATAATATCTTACCTGCATCATATAGAAGATGCTTATGACCTTGCTGATTTAGTAGTGTGCCGGGCTGGTGCTACCAGCATAGCTGAGCTTACAGCTAAGGGATTAGCTGCGTTATTAATACCATATCCTTATGCCACAGCAAATCATCAGCTCTATAACGCTATGTTTCTGGAGAGTGAACTGGCTGCTCTGGTTATCAGGGAAGAGGAGCTAACCAAGGAAAGATTAGTAGATGAATTATCGAAATTAATGCAGGATAGCGAAAAACTGGATTTACTGGCAAAAAATAGTAAAAATCTGGGTAACCGAAAAGCAGCCCAGGATATTATAAATACGATTTATAATTATTTAAAAAGCAACACTTCTCATGGAAAAACTATTTAA
- the ftsW gene encoding putative lipid II flippase FtsW, with protein MERSAYCYYILDSWTGICLTGITCLSILLIIAKKLEKEGKGIAIQMNLLPAKQPDYILIAVIFILISFGIIMVFSSSYIMAFKWYGDSYYFFSKQAFSALMATVIFLITMKIDYQYWRKFAIPILIISIFLLLVLYIPGVTRYIRGARRWIYIGPLPFQPSELAKVALILYIADCLTRKTAKDIGTFIRGILPVFLVTAFIFLLVFAQPDFSTGIVILGCCFIMLFIGGSQITQLFALITLLIPPGIVLLLGEEYRRVRLLSFLNPWEDPLKSGFHIIQSLLALGSGGLSGVGIAQSRQKFFYLPDQHTDFIFSIIGEELGFIGTAIVIILFLIFLWRGFLIAWKAKDTFGSLLAAGITSLIVFQAVVNISVVTKIIPTTGITLPFISYGGSSLIVNMFCCGILLNISKSVIVKDEAI; from the coding sequence GTGGAAAGAAGTGCATATTGTTATTATATTTTGGATAGTTGGACTGGTATTTGCCTTACTGGGATTACTTGCCTATCAATTTTATTAATTATTGCTAAAAAACTAGAAAAAGAAGGGAAAGGAATAGCTATTCAGATGAATTTATTACCAGCGAAACAACCTGATTATATCTTAATAGCAGTTATCTTTATCTTGATTTCCTTTGGAATAATTATGGTTTTTAGTTCCAGTTATATTATGGCTTTTAAATGGTATGGTGATAGTTATTATTTTTTCAGCAAGCAGGCCTTCTCTGCTCTCATGGCAACGGTTATTTTTTTGATAACAATGAAGATTGATTATCAATACTGGAGAAAATTTGCCATTCCTATTTTAATTATTTCCATATTTTTGTTATTAGTACTTTACATACCTGGAGTTACCAGATATATAAGGGGAGCCAGAAGATGGATTTATATAGGACCTTTGCCTTTTCAGCCATCAGAATTAGCCAAAGTAGCACTAATTCTTTATATTGCGGATTGTTTAACCAGAAAAACAGCTAAGGATATTGGTACTTTTATACGAGGAATTTTGCCTGTATTCCTTGTAACTGCCTTCATTTTCTTATTAGTTTTTGCTCAGCCGGATTTCAGTACCGGTATTGTTATTCTGGGCTGTTGCTTTATTATGCTTTTTATCGGTGGAAGCCAAATTACTCAATTATTTGCCCTGATTACTCTTCTAATTCCTCCCGGAATTGTTCTTCTATTAGGAGAAGAATACCGCAGGGTTAGATTACTCTCATTTTTAAATCCTTGGGAAGATCCGTTAAAAAGCGGATTTCATATTATTCAATCACTATTAGCTCTGGGTAGCGGTGGATTAAGTGGAGTAGGAATTGCCCAGAGTAGACAAAAATTTTTTTATCTTCCCGATCAGCATACTGATTTTATTTTTTCTATTATTGGAGAAGAACTGGGATTTATAGGTACTGCTATTGTTATTATTTTATTTCTTATCTTTTTATGGAGAGGTTTTTTAATTGCCTGGAAAGCAAAAGATACCTTTGGTTCATTATTAGCTGCTGGTATTACTTCTTTGATCGTCTTTCAGGCAGTAGTCAATATTAGCGTAGTTACCAAGATAATTCCTACTACAGGAATTACGCTACCCTTTATCAGTTATGGTGGTTCATCGCTTATTGTTAATATGTTTTGTTGTGGAATTCTTTTGAATATCTCTAAAAGTGTTATAGTAAAAGATGAGGCTATTTAA
- the mraY gene encoding phospho-N-acetylmuramoyl-pentapeptide-transferase, whose protein sequence is MLRVIVTLLIAFLSPIALIPCFIKIQKKYKVGQRIRQEGPDLHQHKSGTPTMGGIIIFFSVALSLLFFHPEDTIIYVSFILMCSYGLVGFIDDIIKFYKGRSLGLKARNKIALQLIISIIFLYWYFQTALFDQTIIIPFKSNSFPISSIIYIPLVILVFLSTTNAVNLTDGLDGLATGLIIIALLTFALIALSQGKKNLAIFTLIITFSCAGFLLFNFHPARIFLGDVGSLGLGGVLATIAVFSNAELFLLLIGGVFVLETLSVIIQVISIQLNHKPVFLMSPLHHHFEMMKWKEVHIVIIFWIVGLVFALLGLLAYQFY, encoded by the coding sequence ATGCTTAGAGTAATAGTAACTTTGCTCATTGCTTTTTTGAGTCCAATTGCCCTGATTCCTTGTTTTATCAAAATTCAGAAAAAATATAAAGTAGGACAAAGAATCCGACAGGAAGGACCTGATTTGCACCAGCATAAGAGTGGAACCCCTACTATGGGGGGAATAATAATTTTTTTTTCTGTAGCTCTTTCTTTACTCTTTTTTCATCCCGAAGACACTATAATTTATGTTTCATTTATTCTAATGTGTAGTTATGGGCTGGTTGGATTTATTGATGATATAATAAAGTTTTACAAGGGAAGGTCCTTAGGTTTAAAAGCTCGGAATAAGATTGCTTTGCAATTAATAATAAGTATTATTTTTTTATACTGGTATTTTCAAACTGCATTATTTGACCAAACTATAATAATTCCATTTAAATCCAACTCATTTCCTATTTCGTCCATAATATATATACCATTAGTTATACTTGTTTTCTTATCTACTACCAATGCTGTGAATCTTACTGATGGGCTGGATGGATTAGCAACCGGACTAATTATTATTGCTCTTTTAACCTTTGCTCTAATTGCTTTAAGTCAGGGCAAGAAGAATCTGGCTATATTTACTCTCATTATTACCTTTTCTTGTGCTGGTTTTTTATTATTTAATTTTCACCCGGCTCGGATTTTCCTGGGTGATGTTGGTTCTTTAGGCTTAGGGGGAGTCCTGGCAACCATAGCTGTTTTTAGTAATGCCGAATTATTCTTGTTACTTATAGGTGGAGTCTTTGTTCTGGAAACACTATCAGTTATTATTCAGGTCATATCCATACAGTTGAATCATAAGCCAGTATTTCTGATGAGCCCCTTACATCATCATTTTGAAATGATGAAGTGGAAAGAAGTGCATATTGTTATTATATTTTGGATAGTTGGACTGGTATTTGCCTTACTGGGATTACTTGCCTATCAATTTTATTAA
- a CDS encoding UDP-N-acetylmuramoyl-tripeptide--D-alanyl-D-alanine ligase: protein MFYLYDFAKIIPNSIILGDKDITWQHISIDSRTIKAGELFIALKGEKYDGHDFIKTACEKGAVGVVLEKNFFQQHSSLFKELKQPLLLVENTLLAFQFWAHYYHSLFRPFNICVTGSNGKTTTKEMIVHLLSAKYHVLKSKGNYNNEIGVPLTVLDLASDHDVLVMEMAARKIGEIKELTAIMRPDIAVITNIGEAHIGLFENKDNIAREKSELILSIKDKGTAILNRDDDYFDYLVGCVSSHNEIISYGFHPEAQVRAKNFWQKNERELHFELQISDKDSFQVFLPLLGKFNVLNALAAIAVGIKMKISIRDIIEKISNFKGTDLHMEYLLLDKRIALIQDYYNANPTATKEALQSVASIAEGRFRIAVLGDMLELGDNSIDYHKEVGRVVAYLSYDMLIAFGKYGNFIIQGALEGGMEKDKIYYFGKEEKGKLGQWLMQSAPENSIVLLKGSRDMQMEDIVRYWKENIQNKGNYNYA, encoded by the coding sequence ATGTTTTATTTATATGATTTTGCCAAGATAATTCCTAATTCAATCATCTTAGGAGATAAAGATATCACCTGGCAACATATTTCCATTGATAGCAGAACAATAAAAGCTGGAGAACTTTTTATTGCCTTAAAAGGGGAAAAATATGACGGGCATGATTTCATCAAAACTGCTTGTGAAAAAGGTGCCGTGGGAGTTGTTTTAGAAAAGAATTTCTTTCAGCAACACTCCTCATTATTCAAAGAACTTAAACAGCCTTTATTATTAGTAGAGAACACACTGTTGGCTTTCCAGTTTTGGGCTCATTATTATCATTCTTTATTTAGACCTTTCAATATCTGTGTGACCGGCAGTAATGGCAAGACTACGACCAAGGAGATGATCGTACACTTATTATCTGCTAAATATCACGTATTAAAGTCTAAAGGTAATTATAATAATGAAATAGGTGTACCGCTTACCGTTCTGGATTTGGCATCTGACCATGACGTGTTGGTGATGGAAATGGCGGCGCGAAAGATTGGGGAAATAAAAGAATTAACGGCTATTATGAGACCTGATATTGCCGTAATAACTAATATTGGAGAAGCGCATATCGGCTTATTTGAAAATAAGGATAATATTGCGCGGGAGAAATCTGAATTGATACTGTCAATAAAAGATAAGGGAACAGCGATACTGAATCGAGATGATGACTATTTTGATTACCTGGTTGGTTGCGTGTCATCTCATAATGAGATAATCAGCTATGGATTTCACCCCGAAGCCCAAGTAAGAGCAAAGAATTTCTGGCAAAAAAATGAAAGGGAACTCCATTTTGAACTCCAGATATCGGATAAAGATAGTTTTCAGGTCTTTTTACCTCTCCTGGGTAAATTTAACGTGTTAAATGCCCTGGCTGCAATAGCGGTGGGCATAAAGATGAAAATATCTATCAGGGATATTATAGAGAAAATATCAAATTTCAAAGGGACCGATTTGCACATGGAGTATTTGCTATTGGATAAGAGAATAGCATTGATTCAAGATTATTATAATGCCAATCCAACAGCTACCAAAGAGGCTTTACAGAGTGTAGCGAGTATTGCTGAAGGTAGATTTCGGATTGCTGTTTTAGGAGATATGCTGGAGTTAGGAGATAACTCAATTGATTACCACAAAGAAGTAGGAAGAGTAGTAGCTTATCTTTCTTATGATATGCTCATTGCGTTTGGCAAGTATGGTAATTTTATCATCCAGGGTGCTTTAGAAGGGGGGATGGAAAAGGATAAAATCTACTATTTTGGAAAAGAGGAAAAGGGGAAATTAGGGCAATGGTTAATGCAATCGGCACCCGAAAATAGCATTGTCTTATTAAAGGGTTCAAGAGATATGCAAATGGAAGATATTGTACGGTACTGGAAAGAAAATATACAGAATAAGGGGAATTACAATTATGCTTAG